The Pyrococcus kukulkanii genome contains a region encoding:
- a CDS encoding DUF523 domain-containing protein — MKLLVIAPCLITPFYVYRGPKEKEYIASIGVRRIISELDKEWQILSYPCPEFLLLRWPRPPMSKEVMAHLGMEKIVKDIADFIGRIITEEKPERIVFVGVKGSPTCGVFTTTSSNPEDYDYSSIQRFFYLGKEERLKSYKEIIEKGNLRIVKGSGLLFKELMERFSELHNTQWIEIDKDNIKEGIESLREVIRETRR; from the coding sequence ATGAAGCTCCTTGTAATTGCACCTTGCTTAATAACGCCTTTCTATGTGTACAGGGGACCAAAGGAAAAAGAATACATCGCATCAATAGGGGTAAGGAGGATAATATCGGAGCTAGACAAAGAGTGGCAAATTCTCTCGTATCCTTGTCCGGAATTCCTCCTTCTAAGGTGGCCAAGGCCTCCAATGAGCAAGGAAGTAATGGCTCACTTAGGAATGGAAAAGATTGTAAAGGATATAGCCGACTTTATAGGGAGGATAATAACCGAAGAAAAGCCTGAAAGAATTGTTTTTGTTGGAGTTAAAGGATCTCCAACATGTGGTGTTTTTACCACAACGTCAAGCAATCCAGAAGACTATGACTATTCTTCAATTCAAAGGTTCTTCTACCTTGGAAAGGAGGAGAGACTCAAGAGTTATAAGGAAATTATAGAGAAGGGAAACCTCAGGATCGTTAAAGGGAGTGGACTTCTCTTCAAGGAACTTATGGAAAGATTTAGTGAGCTTCATAACACACAGTGGATTGAAATTGACAAGGACAATATCAAAGAAGGAATAGAATCGCTTAGAGAAGTTATCAGAGAAACCAGAAGGTAA
- a CDS encoding cyclic 2,3-diphosphoglycerate synthase, which translates to MAEQKKRKRVVILGAAGRDFHNFNVFFRDNPEYEVVAFTATQIPDIEGRVYPPELAGELYPNGIPILPEDDLEKIIKEKDVDIVVFAYSDVSHEHVMHLASRAHSAGADFWLLGPKSTMLKSKKPVVAVTAVRTGCGKSQTSRKVARLLQEMGYKVVAVRHPMPYGDLRKQVVQRFATFEDLDKHECTIEEREEYEPYLERGMVVYAGVDYEKILREAEKEADIILWDGGNNDFPFYEPDLWIVVTDPHRPGHELTHHPGETNFRSADVIIINKIDSAPPENIQKIRENIEKINPNAIVIEAASPIFVDKPELIKGKRVLVVEDGPTLTHGGMSFGAGYIAAKKYGAKEIVDPRPYAVGSIIETYKKYPHLSNILPAMGYGKKQIKELEETINRADADVVIMGTPVDLRRFMNLNKPAVRVKYELEEIGTPKLKDILEEWVKKCEKLKKKE; encoded by the coding sequence ATGGCCGAGCAGAAGAAGAGGAAGAGGGTCGTTATTCTTGGTGCAGCTGGAAGAGACTTCCACAACTTCAACGTCTTCTTCAGGGACAATCCTGAATACGAGGTCGTGGCCTTTACAGCCACCCAGATCCCTGACATTGAGGGAAGAGTTTACCCACCTGAGCTTGCCGGTGAGCTCTATCCAAATGGAATCCCAATACTTCCCGAGGATGACCTCGAGAAGATAATCAAGGAAAAGGATGTTGACATCGTAGTGTTCGCGTACTCCGATGTCTCTCATGAACATGTTATGCACTTAGCTAGCAGGGCCCACTCAGCTGGAGCTGACTTCTGGCTCCTCGGGCCAAAGTCAACCATGCTCAAGAGCAAGAAGCCAGTTGTAGCTGTTACAGCGGTTAGAACTGGTTGTGGAAAGAGCCAAACCTCAAGGAAGGTCGCAAGACTACTCCAGGAGATGGGCTACAAGGTCGTAGCTGTGAGACACCCAATGCCTTATGGAGACCTCAGGAAGCAGGTTGTCCAGAGGTTCGCTACATTCGAAGACCTTGATAAGCACGAGTGTACAATTGAGGAAAGGGAAGAGTACGAACCCTACCTTGAAAGGGGTATGGTAGTGTACGCTGGAGTTGACTACGAGAAGATCCTCAGAGAGGCAGAGAAAGAAGCTGACATAATCCTCTGGGACGGTGGAAACAACGACTTCCCGTTCTACGAGCCTGACCTCTGGATCGTAGTTACCGACCCACACAGGCCTGGGCATGAACTAACCCACCACCCAGGTGAGACCAACTTCAGAAGCGCCGATGTAATTATAATTAACAAGATCGACTCAGCCCCACCGGAGAACATACAGAAGATAAGGGAGAACATAGAAAAGATCAACCCGAACGCAATCGTTATTGAAGCAGCATCACCGATCTTCGTTGACAAGCCAGAGCTAATCAAGGGTAAGAGGGTTCTCGTAGTTGAGGATGGACCAACCCTAACCCACGGTGGAATGAGCTTCGGTGCAGGTTACATTGCAGCTAAGAAGTACGGAGCAAAGGAGATCGTCGATCCAAGGCCATACGCTGTAGGTTCAATCATAGAGACGTACAAGAAGTATCCACACCTCAGCAACATCCTGCCAGCAATGGGTTACGGCAAGAAGCAGATCAAGGAGCTTGAAGAGACCATAAACAGGGCTGACGCTGACGTCGTAATAATGGGAACCCCAGTCGACCTAAGGAGATTCATGAACCTCAACAAGCCCGCAGTTAGGGTTAAGTACGAGCTTGAGGAGATCGGAACGCCCAAGCTCAAGGACATCCTTGAAGAGTGGGTCAAGAAGTGCGAGAAGCTCAAGAAGAAGGAGTGA
- a CDS encoding alanyl-tRNA editing protein yields MKHSALHVLKGAVVKVLGEEAKWTASMYVKDNHGVLVVKFNRKPTKEEIKKIEELANMKIRENVPIKIYELPRDDAEKKLGLFPIPKDVKVLRVVVIEDWNVNACNKEHTNTTGEVGTIKVRKVRFRKNKGLLGISFDIVGD; encoded by the coding sequence TTGAAACATTCGGCTCTTCACGTACTCAAAGGGGCAGTCGTTAAGGTTCTGGGGGAGGAAGCAAAATGGACTGCATCAATGTACGTTAAGGATAACCATGGTGTTCTAGTCGTTAAGTTCAATAGGAAGCCTACCAAAGAAGAAATTAAAAAGATTGAGGAACTTGCAAATATGAAAATCAGGGAGAACGTCCCAATTAAGATATATGAACTTCCAAGGGATGACGCTGAGAAAAAATTGGGCTTGTTCCCTATTCCTAAGGACGTGAAAGTTCTGAGGGTAGTAGTTATTGAAGATTGGAACGTTAATGCTTGCAATAAGGAGCACACAAACACTACCGGAGAGGTTGGGACAATTAAAGTGAGAAAGGTTAGGTTTAGAAAGAACAAAGGGTTGCTAGGGATAAGTTTTGATATTGTTGGAGATTAA
- a CDS encoding MATE family efflux transporter, with product MPTLQQAREEILHGSIEKTLLKLAFPLIINNLVQVMYNLADTFWLARLGKAELSAPGTVWPLLWFMTSLGAGFVTAGFAMVSQYVGAGEFKKAGKVAGSLYALLLFLSSILAIFGIVIAPHALKFVRVTPEVYPFALKYMIIVFAGIPIALTLYAFNFILRAVGDTRTPVIVNVFTIILNIVLDPIFIFPLGMGVLGAALATVVSEGIGSVIGGYLLFTGKVSIRITIEDMKPDFSLYWKTFKVGLPATIGDSANSFGFVLLTRIIYGYGTVAFATYTITNRLTNFMFAFADGISQAMGTMIGQNVGAEKYERAKTIAEKAMLINFLILSLGTIVFIAFREQIFGFFIRDPGILKESEKVVKYFAASFPFFGIFAAVTNVFASAGHTKKNLVLGTIRLWGLRIPLSYYLGKMLHDSAGVWIGMGLSNVISALIGLAWFMKGSWMRRIIE from the coding sequence ATGCCCACGCTCCAGCAAGCGAGAGAAGAGATACTTCATGGGAGCATAGAGAAAACCCTGCTCAAGCTCGCGTTTCCCTTAATAATAAATAACCTAGTTCAGGTTATGTACAACTTAGCGGATACGTTTTGGTTGGCAAGGCTCGGGAAGGCTGAGCTTTCTGCTCCAGGAACAGTCTGGCCTTTGCTCTGGTTCATGACCAGTTTAGGTGCTGGATTTGTTACGGCGGGCTTTGCCATGGTTAGTCAGTACGTTGGGGCGGGCGAGTTCAAGAAGGCAGGCAAAGTTGCCGGCTCTCTCTATGCTCTCCTCCTCTTTCTCTCCTCCATTCTAGCCATTTTTGGGATAGTTATTGCTCCTCACGCACTGAAGTTTGTGAGAGTAACCCCAGAAGTTTACCCCTTCGCCCTGAAGTACATGATAATAGTGTTCGCCGGTATTCCCATCGCTCTAACACTCTACGCGTTTAACTTCATACTCAGGGCCGTTGGCGATACAAGGACTCCCGTAATAGTGAACGTGTTCACGATAATCTTGAACATAGTCCTCGATCCAATATTTATATTTCCCTTGGGAATGGGGGTTCTAGGTGCCGCCTTGGCCACTGTAGTTAGTGAAGGGATTGGCTCAGTGATAGGAGGTTACCTCCTCTTTACGGGGAAGGTCAGCATAAGGATAACCATAGAGGACATGAAGCCCGACTTCAGCTTGTACTGGAAGACCTTTAAGGTAGGCCTGCCAGCAACAATTGGTGATTCAGCTAATTCTTTTGGCTTTGTCCTTTTGACTAGGATAATTTACGGCTATGGAACGGTTGCATTTGCGACCTATACTATAACTAACAGGCTAACCAACTTCATGTTCGCCTTTGCCGATGGAATAAGTCAAGCAATGGGAACCATGATTGGGCAAAACGTTGGGGCAGAGAAGTACGAGAGGGCAAAAACGATAGCTGAGAAGGCAATGCTTATTAATTTCTTAATTCTTTCACTTGGCACCATTGTATTCATAGCCTTTAGGGAGCAGATATTTGGTTTCTTCATAAGAGATCCTGGGATACTAAAGGAGAGCGAGAAAGTTGTAAAGTACTTCGCCGCATCTTTTCCGTTCTTTGGAATATTTGCCGCAGTGACAAACGTTTTTGCTTCAGCAGGCCATACTAAGAAAAACCTCGTCCTGGGTACGATAAGGCTCTGGGGACTGAGAATACCTCTCAGCTATTACCTCGGGAAGATGCTCCATGACAGTGCTGGGGTCTGGATAGGGATGGGCCTTAGCAATGTAATCTCGGCTTTAATCGGCCTAGCATGGTTCATGAAGGGGAGCTGGATGAGGAGGATAATAGAATGA
- a CDS encoding MATE family efflux transporter — protein sequence MSMEKVKAMRREILEGPIERTLFKLAWPIIVNNLVQVIYNITDTFWLGKLGRAALSAPGVSWPIIGTLMALGMGFTMAGFSIVGQYIGAGDYRKANRSAGALLSLILFFSTLSAVISIAILPLALRFMHVTKTIYPYALTYSLIVFAGVPASFTFMASTALMRASGDTKTPVKISMLTVFLNIILDPVFIFLLGLGVAGAAIATVLSNAVGTVIGFKLLLSGKAGLKITWSDMKPDWKFYSKIIKVGLPSSIGQSANSFGFVVLTRIIMGFGDVTYAAYTITTRLVNFITSISRGFSMAMGTMVAQNVGAEKYQRAKTIAERTMVVNFIIASIAVLTIGIFRVPIFKVFLNDPKVIAESAVVLKYFLISVPFFNGIFVVVTRVFTSAGHTKKSMIMSMLRLWGFRIPLSYAFGYVPALVIAFTLLGHSINFRIPLAELFGFTSRGVFFGMGMSNFLAAIIGLIWFLRGSWMKRIID from the coding sequence ATGAGCATGGAGAAAGTTAAAGCAATGCGAAGGGAGATACTAGAGGGGCCAATTGAGAGGACGCTGTTTAAGTTAGCTTGGCCCATAATAGTGAACAACTTAGTCCAAGTTATATATAACATAACCGACACCTTCTGGCTCGGCAAGCTTGGAAGGGCTGCCCTTTCTGCCCCGGGAGTAAGCTGGCCGATAATTGGTACACTCATGGCCCTCGGCATGGGCTTTACAATGGCAGGATTTTCAATAGTTGGTCAGTACATTGGAGCTGGAGATTATAGAAAGGCCAATCGGTCAGCAGGAGCCTTGCTCTCGCTTATTCTGTTCTTCTCAACACTATCAGCTGTGATAAGCATCGCAATTCTGCCTCTGGCTTTGAGATTTATGCACGTGACAAAAACTATCTACCCCTACGCGCTCACTTATTCGCTGATAGTCTTCGCTGGAGTTCCTGCCTCGTTTACCTTCATGGCATCTACCGCTTTAATGAGGGCCTCAGGAGATACTAAAACTCCTGTAAAGATAAGCATGCTTACGGTTTTCCTCAACATAATCCTTGATCCGGTGTTTATCTTTCTCTTAGGGCTTGGGGTGGCCGGGGCGGCAATAGCTACCGTTCTTTCCAATGCCGTTGGAACCGTTATAGGGTTTAAACTCCTTTTGAGTGGAAAAGCAGGGCTAAAAATTACATGGAGTGACATGAAGCCGGACTGGAAGTTTTATTCGAAGATAATAAAGGTTGGCCTTCCTTCCAGTATAGGTCAATCTGCTAACTCTTTTGGCTTCGTCGTCCTCACAAGGATAATCATGGGCTTTGGAGATGTAACATACGCAGCTTACACGATAACAACCAGACTGGTGAACTTCATAACGAGCATCTCAAGGGGCTTCAGCATGGCTATGGGAACTATGGTCGCCCAAAACGTCGGTGCGGAGAAGTACCAGAGGGCTAAAACGATAGCAGAAAGAACGATGGTCGTGAACTTTATAATTGCAAGTATTGCCGTTTTAACCATCGGTATTTTTAGGGTTCCCATCTTTAAGGTCTTCCTGAACGATCCAAAGGTTATAGCCGAGAGCGCGGTAGTCCTCAAGTACTTCCTTATATCGGTTCCCTTCTTCAACGGCATCTTTGTCGTGGTTACGAGAGTTTTCACTTCAGCAGGACATACTAAGAAGAGCATGATAATGAGCATGTTAAGGCTTTGGGGCTTTAGGATTCCCTTAAGCTATGCTTTTGGCTATGTTCCAGCTTTGGTGATTGCCTTTACACTCTTGGGCCACTCTATAAACTTTAGGATACCATTGGCGGAGCTCTTCGGCTTCACTAGCAGGGGAGTCTTCTTCGGCATGGGAATGAGCAACTTCTTGGCTGCGATAATCGGGCTGATATGGTTCCTTAGGGGAAGCTGGATGAAAAGAATAATAGATTAG
- the cdr gene encoding CoA-disulfide reductase: MKRVVIIGGGAAGMSAASRVKRLKPEWDVKVFEATEWVSHAPCGIPYVVEGISPTEKLMHYPPEVFIKKRGIDLHLNAEVIEVDQGYVRVREKDGEKSYEWDYLVFANGASPKVPPVEGIDLPGVFTADLPPDAVAIKKYMEKYEVRDVVIVGGGYIGVEMAEAFVAQGKNVTLIERGDRVLKRSFDKEITDVLEEKMRQHVNLRLQEVIVRIEGKDRVEKVVTDAGEYKADIVILATGIKPNIELAKQLDVRIGETGAIWTNEKMQTSVENVYAAGDVAETKHVITGRRVWIPLAPAGNKMGYVAGSNIAGKEIHFPGVLGTSVTKFMDVEIGKTGLTEQEAIKEGYDVRTAFIKASTRPHYYPGAKLIWLKGVVDNETNRLLGVQAVGAEILPRIDTAAAMLMAGFTTRDAFFTDLAYAPPFAPVWDPLVVLARVLKF, encoded by the coding sequence ATGAAGAGGGTCGTTATAATAGGTGGTGGAGCCGCCGGAATGAGCGCGGCGTCACGTGTAAAGCGTTTAAAGCCTGAATGGGATGTCAAGGTATTCGAGGCAACGGAATGGGTAAGTCACGCTCCTTGTGGAATTCCGTATGTCGTCGAGGGCATCTCACCAACTGAAAAGCTAATGCACTACCCCCCAGAGGTCTTCATTAAAAAGAGAGGAATTGACCTTCACCTCAACGCTGAGGTCATAGAGGTAGATCAGGGATACGTCAGGGTTAGAGAAAAGGACGGGGAAAAAAGCTACGAGTGGGATTATCTAGTTTTTGCAAATGGTGCATCTCCTAAAGTTCCACCTGTTGAGGGCATTGATCTCCCTGGGGTGTTTACCGCTGATCTACCCCCAGATGCCGTTGCGATAAAGAAGTACATGGAAAAGTACGAGGTAAGGGACGTCGTTATAGTCGGTGGTGGATACATAGGGGTTGAAATGGCAGAGGCATTTGTTGCCCAAGGTAAGAATGTGACGCTGATCGAGAGGGGTGATAGAGTCCTGAAGAGATCCTTCGACAAGGAGATTACCGATGTTTTGGAGGAGAAGATGAGACAGCATGTTAATCTAAGATTACAAGAGGTTATTGTGAGGATAGAGGGGAAGGACAGGGTCGAGAAGGTCGTCACAGATGCTGGAGAGTACAAGGCAGATATAGTTATACTCGCCACAGGAATAAAGCCAAACATTGAGCTTGCAAAACAGCTTGACGTTAGAATCGGTGAGACTGGAGCCATATGGACAAACGAGAAGATGCAGACGAGCGTTGAGAACGTTTACGCTGCTGGAGACGTTGCCGAGACAAAACACGTGATCACGGGGAGGAGGGTATGGATCCCCCTCGCACCTGCCGGAAACAAGATGGGGTACGTTGCGGGTAGCAACATAGCGGGGAAAGAGATCCACTTCCCTGGGGTTCTGGGAACTAGCGTTACCAAGTTTATGGACGTTGAAATAGGAAAGACTGGATTGACAGAGCAAGAGGCAATAAAGGAAGGGTATGATGTGAGAACGGCATTCATAAAAGCATCAACAAGGCCTCACTACTATCCTGGGGCAAAGCTAATATGGCTGAAAGGAGTAGTTGACAATGAAACGAACAGATTACTCGGAGTGCAAGCTGTAGGAGCGGAGATACTCCCCAGGATAGACACAGCTGCAGCAATGCTGATGGCGGGCTTCACTACTAGGGATGCGTTCTTCACGGACTTAGCCTATGCACCTCCCTTCGCCCCGGTCTGGGATCCTCTGGTCGTTCTTGCGAGGGTTCTCAAGTTCTGA
- a CDS encoding MFS transporter — MFKRNTVAVILLIISAFTGTLAFRLAVPAIAYYSRDVLKASMVSISIISTSFIFARAFAAVFGGYIVDRKPRLIVIGALMMALNAPLVYLYSLATSWIYVVGIKLINGFLNGIAWPLAQLAVAYASPKNSKARVSAIYFFFGSLASLTGNYLYAFTINLGMKRQMILSGAFYVLTGLLMLIAYLLIGEIKRGGQKKGENIEVDPKVIMVFGAFVSLISAFAFGEITYIYVSETIRIGKGKVAMILGTISFFSSLSSYFLSWIADSLGSVRALKVISLFAFLAPILAGIRTELTIFIGIFLALLAVNSFRPISRKVLVVHSRSSLAIGGINGIQNISTFLGGMIFGLSYSLGSIGIYHLAFLPYLPFSLALVIVTRKLGK; from the coding sequence ATGTTTAAAAGGAATACCGTTGCAGTAATATTGCTCATCATCTCAGCATTTACCGGAACTTTAGCGTTCAGGTTAGCTGTGCCCGCGATAGCGTACTACAGCAGGGATGTTTTGAAAGCTTCAATGGTTTCTATCTCGATAATATCGACCTCATTTATATTTGCAAGGGCTTTTGCTGCGGTTTTTGGAGGTTATATCGTTGACAGAAAGCCAAGGCTTATAGTGATAGGTGCTCTCATGATGGCGTTAAATGCCCCTCTTGTTTACCTATACTCTCTCGCAACATCTTGGATTTACGTAGTAGGAATAAAACTCATAAATGGCTTTCTAAATGGCATCGCTTGGCCACTTGCACAATTGGCCGTTGCTTACGCTTCTCCTAAGAACAGTAAGGCAAGAGTCTCTGCAATCTACTTCTTTTTTGGTAGCTTGGCTTCTCTAACTGGTAACTACCTCTATGCGTTTACGATAAACCTTGGAATGAAGAGACAGATGATATTATCTGGAGCGTTTTACGTTTTAACTGGGTTACTCATGTTAATTGCTTACCTTTTAATAGGAGAAATAAAGAGAGGGGGGCAGAAGAAGGGAGAGAATATCGAGGTAGATCCAAAGGTAATAATGGTCTTTGGGGCGTTTGTATCCTTAATATCGGCCTTTGCTTTTGGAGAGATCACGTATATTTACGTCTCTGAGACTATTAGAATAGGAAAAGGGAAAGTTGCCATGATTCTTGGTACTATAAGCTTCTTCTCTTCCCTCTCCTCATACTTCCTATCTTGGATTGCCGATTCTTTAGGTAGCGTAAGAGCGCTTAAGGTAATATCCCTATTTGCCTTTTTAGCTCCAATACTCGCGGGAATTAGGACCGAGCTTACGATATTTATAGGAATTTTCCTGGCATTACTTGCCGTGAACTCTTTCAGGCCTATATCTAGAAAAGTCCTTGTTGTTCATTCACGCTCATCGTTAGCAATTGGCGGGATAAATGGAATCCAGAACATTTCGACTTTCCTTGGTGGTATGATATTTGGGTTGTCCTATTCCCTTGGCTCTATCGGCATCTACCACCTAGCGTTCCTACCATACCTTCCGTTTTCCTTAGCCCTTGTAATAGTAACTCGTAAATTGGGGAAGTGA
- the pyk gene encoding pyruvate kinase — translation MRLPQHKTKIVATIGPATNSKKMIEKLMKAGMSVARLNFSHGTFEEHAKVIEIIREVSWKLDRRVAILADLPGLKIRVGEIKGGYVELKRGDKVVLTTKDVEGDGTTIPVEYKDFPKLVSRGDTIYLSDGYIVLRVENVREDEVEAVVVSGGKLFSRKGINIPKAHLPVEAVTPRDMEIIEFAVDHGVDAIGLSFVGSVYDILKVKGFLEKRGASDIFVVAKIERPDAVRNFDEILNAADGIMIARGDLGVEMPIEKLPILQKKLIRKANQEGKPVITATQMLVSMTTEKVPTRAEVTDVANAILDGTDAVMLSEETAVGKFPIEAVEMMAKIAKVTEEYRESFGLSRIREWLETNTHKGTIKEAITRSVIDALCTVDIKYILTPTRTGRTARLISRFKPRQWILAFSTSERVCNNLMFSYGVYSFCLEEGFDERDIVRLIKGLGLVESDDMVLMTEGRPIEKTVGTNSIKIFQIA, via the coding sequence ATGAGGTTACCTCAACACAAGACGAAGATTGTTGCAACGATAGGACCAGCAACTAACTCAAAGAAGATGATAGAGAAATTAATGAAAGCTGGAATGAGCGTTGCAAGGTTAAACTTCTCCCATGGAACTTTTGAAGAGCATGCAAAGGTAATAGAAATTATAAGGGAGGTCTCATGGAAGTTAGATAGGAGGGTTGCAATACTTGCAGATCTTCCTGGACTAAAGATTAGAGTTGGGGAAATTAAAGGAGGTTATGTCGAACTTAAGAGAGGAGATAAGGTAGTTTTAACTACTAAGGATGTGGAGGGAGATGGGACAACGATCCCTGTAGAGTATAAAGATTTTCCAAAGCTCGTTTCTAGGGGAGATACAATATACCTAAGCGATGGATACATAGTCCTAAGGGTTGAAAATGTGAGAGAGGACGAAGTAGAGGCAGTAGTTGTTTCAGGAGGAAAGTTGTTCTCAAGGAAGGGAATTAACATTCCAAAGGCCCACCTTCCAGTCGAGGCTGTAACCCCTAGGGATATGGAGATAATAGAATTTGCCGTCGATCACGGAGTTGACGCTATTGGTTTGAGTTTTGTTGGCAGTGTTTATGACATCCTTAAGGTCAAAGGGTTCTTGGAAAAGAGGGGTGCAAGCGACATCTTTGTAGTTGCTAAAATTGAAAGACCTGATGCAGTTAGGAACTTCGATGAGATCCTGAACGCTGCGGACGGGATAATGATAGCCAGGGGTGATCTGGGCGTAGAGATGCCAATTGAAAAGCTACCGATACTGCAGAAGAAGCTTATCAGAAAAGCGAATCAGGAAGGAAAGCCTGTAATTACTGCGACTCAGATGCTCGTTTCTATGACTACTGAAAAGGTTCCCACGAGGGCAGAGGTTACTGACGTTGCAAACGCAATACTTGATGGAACCGATGCAGTAATGCTTTCAGAGGAAACCGCTGTTGGAAAGTTTCCGATTGAGGCCGTGGAAATGATGGCAAAAATAGCGAAGGTCACTGAAGAGTACCGGGAAAGCTTTGGACTCAGTAGAATAAGGGAATGGCTTGAAACTAATACACATAAAGGAACGATAAAAGAGGCTATCACGAGGAGCGTAATAGATGCACTCTGCACAGTTGATATAAAGTACATCTTAACTCCAACGAGAACGGGAAGGACGGCTAGGCTTATTTCAAGGTTCAAGCCGAGGCAGTGGATACTTGCCTTCTCGACGAGCGAGAGGGTCTGTAACAACCTAATGTTCAGCTATGGAGTGTACTCCTTCTGCCTAGAAGAGGGGTTTGATGAGAGAGATATAGTTAGGCTGATCAAGGGACTAGGACTCGTGGAAAGCGACGATATGGTTCTTATGACAGAGGGCAGGCCGATAGAGAAAACCGTTGGGACGAATTCAATAAAGATATTCCAGATAGCCTAG
- a CDS encoding magnesium transporter: MATIALQKLKESIRYTFPALLLCLVLDFVGGTFLGINYSEIAKNFPIILVILPGLMDLRGNVFGTLASRLTTKLNLGIIKGLKDRELKREVLRAIFSSKIPLIILWMIGVLYTDNLKTAVAALLVVILSALVIGIILGYSAALITVVPYSRGFDPDRIAAPLITSISDIVTIPTLIFFLKLYLANRQIFYLLFFFTLGILMWMGVKSGNIIERSFTEIAGILTLLALIESFAGSLLEQYSPAIGKMVLLAVLYPSILDSLGNMGSVIVARLSTRYHLEGEEGVKSKDTFLEILAMLLMSVPLIVIANVMAILIVELTMHVHSDLVAPLILGYPLIALAVMIIGATLVLVAPGIHLDPDNLGVPLITTIADILGTIFVVALALH; this comes from the coding sequence ATGGCAACAATTGCCCTCCAAAAGTTGAAAGAATCAATAAGATATACATTCCCAGCATTGCTTCTTTGCTTAGTTCTTGATTTCGTAGGAGGGACTTTCTTAGGCATTAACTATTCTGAAATCGCAAAGAACTTCCCCATAATTCTCGTCATCCTCCCAGGCCTTATGGATCTTAGGGGAAATGTTTTTGGAACTCTGGCCTCTAGGCTGACAACAAAATTAAATCTTGGGATTATAAAGGGACTCAAGGACAGGGAACTCAAGAGAGAAGTTTTGAGAGCAATTTTCTCCTCAAAGATACCCCTGATAATCCTTTGGATGATTGGAGTGTTATACACGGACAACCTTAAGACAGCAGTTGCTGCGTTGCTCGTTGTCATCCTTTCGGCCCTTGTGATAGGGATAATTTTGGGATACTCTGCAGCTCTGATAACTGTTGTTCCATATTCGAGAGGATTCGACCCGGATAGAATAGCCGCACCATTAATAACATCGATATCCGACATAGTAACGATTCCAACCCTTATATTCTTCCTGAAGCTTTACCTCGCCAACAGGCAAATATTCTATCTTCTGTTTTTCTTCACGTTAGGCATACTTATGTGGATGGGGGTAAAGAGTGGGAACATCATTGAGCGTAGCTTTACCGAAATTGCGGGTATATTAACCCTCTTAGCGTTGATAGAGTCATTTGCGGGCTCTCTCCTTGAGCAGTACTCCCCGGCGATAGGGAAGATGGTACTTTTGGCTGTTCTCTATCCTTCCATCCTTGACAGTCTGGGCAATATGGGGAGCGTCATAGTAGCTAGATTATCGACCAGATATCATCTAGAAGGTGAAGAAGGGGTAAAGTCAAAGGATACTTTCCTTGAAATACTGGCAATGCTCTTAATGAGCGTTCCCTTGATAGTAATCGCAAACGTTATGGCAATTCTAATAGTTGAGCTTACAATGCATGTGCACTCCGACCTTGTAGCTCCTTTGATCCTAGGGTATCCTCTGATAGCCCTAGCTGTGATGATCATAGGGGCAACATTAGTTCTCGTTGCTCCGGGGATTCATCTCGACCCAGACAACCTTGGAGTTCCCCTGATAACAACTATAGCTGATATCCTGGGAACGATTTTCGTAGTCGCTTTAGCTTTGCACTAG
- a CDS encoding iron-sulfur cluster assembly protein, which produces MKVYYPKRDWPKEYRKVLEDMKDIVDPITGESILDSGVLAGLEVAEDTLKVWLKFESQAEYNILGGAAMAYSRIVGSIMEKFALVKFDNVYVYDLRGNIIGKFEAKKKKAL; this is translated from the coding sequence ATGAAGGTTTACTATCCTAAAAGAGACTGGCCTAAAGAATATAGGAAGGTCTTGGAGGATATGAAAGATATAGTTGACCCAATTACTGGCGAAAGCATACTGGACTCAGGAGTTTTAGCTGGGCTTGAAGTTGCTGAAGACACCTTAAAAGTTTGGCTCAAGTTTGAGAGCCAGGCAGAATATAACATCCTAGGCGGTGCAGCAATGGCGTACTCAAGGATAGTGGGCAGCATAATGGAGAAGTTTGCCTTAGTAAAGTTCGACAACGTTTACGTTTACGACCTCAGGGGGAACATTATAGGAAAGTTTGAAGCCAAAAAGAAGAAAGCTTTATAA